The following proteins are co-located in the Escherichia fergusonii ATCC 35469 genome:
- a CDS encoding biotin-independent malonate decarboxylase subunit beta, with translation MSDLRFLEASARERAEALVDKGTFRELIGPSAKQTSPHLPILGEAVEFDDGVVTGIGLLGQHPAIVISQEGRFIGGSVGEVGGAKMVGALMLADELATQSTDPAYRPVVLISFETGGVRLHEANAGLLAHAECMDLLQTLRSRVPVVALIGSKIGCFGGMGFVAAATDIIVMSESGRLGLTGPEVIEQEMGRSEFDASDRALVFRTTGGKHKYIVGDCNYLIADTLAAFHQQVTQIASLAWADIEAMRRIGSEEKVRKQMALTQHICDLAPTDARDVWLAAGNATPQSLVDMDLETFLSNVKRLSVEEA, from the coding sequence ATGAGTGATCTGCGTTTTCTGGAAGCCAGTGCGCGTGAACGCGCAGAGGCATTAGTTGATAAAGGCACTTTCCGCGAGCTGATTGGTCCGTCGGCTAAACAGACAAGCCCCCATTTACCCATCCTCGGTGAAGCCGTGGAGTTCGATGACGGTGTCGTGACGGGGATTGGTTTACTCGGGCAACATCCGGCAATTGTTATCTCTCAGGAAGGGCGTTTTATTGGCGGTTCTGTTGGTGAAGTAGGCGGCGCAAAAATGGTCGGCGCGTTAATGCTGGCCGATGAACTGGCAACGCAATCTACTGATCCCGCTTATCGTCCTGTCGTCTTAATTTCCTTTGAAACGGGCGGTGTACGACTGCATGAGGCTAACGCCGGTTTGCTGGCGCACGCCGAGTGCATGGATTTACTGCAAACGCTGCGGAGCAGAGTACCTGTTGTGGCACTGATTGGCAGCAAAATTGGCTGCTTTGGTGGGATGGGATTTGTCGCCGCTGCAACTGACATCATTGTGATGAGTGAGTCAGGACGCCTTGGCCTCACCGGCCCTGAAGTTATCGAACAAGAGATGGGGCGTAGTGAATTCGACGCTTCCGACCGCGCCCTGGTCTTCCGTACCACCGGCGGTAAACATAAGTATATCGTCGGTGATTGTAACTATTTGATTGCCGATACATTAGCGGCCTTCCACCAGCAGGTAACGCAGATCGCTTCCCTTGCCTGGGCAGATATTGAAGCTATGCGGCGTATTGGCAGTGAAGAGAAAGTGCGTAAACAGATGGCACTGACGCAACACATCTGTGATCTGGCGCCAACCGATGCCCGTGATGTCTGGCTGGCAGCAGGGAATGCCACGCCACAATCGCTGGTTGATATGGATTTGGAAACGTTCCTGAGCAATGTCAAACGTTTGAGTGTGGAGGAAGCGTAA
- the citG gene encoding triphosphoribosyl-dephospho-CoA synthase CitG, translating to MYSTDSNAQWIGECLLKAILMEVCAWPKPGLVTPLSQGAHTDMDIWLFITSSSTIAPCFTLCAIAGENHNGELTELFPVIRKIGIQYENKLLNATQQINTQRGILFSSALLAAVAGWLSAQKQPLTYCALSQNISTLCQNLCRNDFAQLNQRAAKTQGEKLYSEFGITGIRGEAEHGFPLVCNIALPALHQALAHQLSWRESLIHTLLALMACCEDTTVLSRGGQKALREMQSRAQRLVDQGGMLQPDIGKKLTDFNQWCVDNWISPGGCADLLALTLAMYFLCQGDKHLIQENI from the coding sequence ATGTATTCCACTGACAGTAATGCACAATGGATCGGTGAGTGCCTGTTAAAAGCTATATTAATGGAGGTTTGCGCCTGGCCTAAACCAGGACTGGTCACTCCCCTTTCTCAGGGTGCGCATACTGATATGGATATTTGGTTATTTATTACCAGTTCATCTACCATTGCCCCCTGTTTTACCCTTTGTGCTATAGCAGGCGAAAACCATAACGGTGAATTAACAGAATTATTTCCCGTTATCAGGAAAATTGGTATTCAGTATGAAAATAAATTGCTTAACGCTACGCAGCAAATTAATACCCAGCGTGGCATTTTATTTTCTTCTGCTCTTCTTGCCGCTGTCGCTGGTTGGCTTTCTGCCCAAAAGCAGCCTCTGACTTATTGCGCCTTAAGTCAGAACATCAGCACGCTTTGCCAAAATCTCTGTCGCAATGATTTTGCTCAACTCAATCAACGGGCAGCTAAAACGCAAGGCGAAAAACTCTATTCTGAGTTTGGCATTACCGGAATTCGTGGTGAGGCAGAACACGGTTTTCCTCTGGTATGCAACATTGCTCTTCCGGCTTTACATCAGGCATTAGCGCATCAACTGAGTTGGCGCGAGTCGCTTATTCATACTCTGCTGGCGTTGATGGCTTGTTGTGAAGATACCACTGTTTTGTCACGTGGTGGACAAAAGGCACTGAGAGAAATGCAGTCCAGGGCGCAACGACTTGTTGATCAGGGCGGCATGTTACAACCGGATATCGGCAAGAAACTGACTGACTTTAACCAATGGTGTGTGGATAACTGGATAAGCCCCGGCGGTTGTGCCGATTTACTGGCGCTAACTTTGGCTATGTATTTTCTATGCCAGGGTGATAAACACTTAATACAGGAAAATATATGA
- the madB gene encoding Na+-transporting malonate decarboxylase, carboxybiotin decarboxylase subunit: MDIFVKLFSGIGTFFVEDPKIAIARLLLIILGFILAWMGFRRKLEPLIMVPMGLGMIAVNAGVLFLAGGQTGTLILDPMVSDPTELVNLMQINFLQPVYNFTFSNGLIACIVFFGIGAMSDISFILLRPWASIIVALFAEAGTFAALLLGIEVFGLPANEAASIATIGGADGPMVLFASLILAPNLFVPIAIIAYLYLSLTYAGYPYLVRLMVPKKYRGMEVDIDYPTVSKKAKFIFTICACLLLCLLLPVAAPLILSFFLGIAIKEAEIEPFQKLLESTMTYTATLFLGLLLGTLCEAQTILDPKVGIILILGIGALAISAVGALLGGWFIWFISKGRYNPAIGIAGVSCLPTTAKIAQKEVSHENPYAVILPLAMGAGVSGLIVSAIATGIFISTLFLLK; this comes from the coding sequence ATGGATATTTTCGTTAAGCTTTTTTCGGGGATCGGCACATTTTTTGTTGAAGATCCTAAAATAGCAATCGCTCGTTTATTATTAATAATTCTTGGATTCATTCTGGCATGGATGGGATTTCGCCGGAAACTTGAACCTTTAATTATGGTGCCAATGGGATTAGGCATGATCGCTGTTAATGCTGGTGTTCTGTTTCTTGCTGGCGGGCAAACTGGCACTTTAATCCTTGATCCGATGGTGAGTGATCCCACGGAGCTGGTTAATCTGATGCAGATAAACTTTCTGCAACCGGTTTATAACTTTACATTCAGTAACGGCCTCATTGCCTGTATCGTTTTCTTTGGCATTGGTGCCATGAGTGATATCAGCTTCATTCTGCTACGCCCCTGGGCAAGCATCATTGTTGCTCTGTTCGCCGAAGCAGGAACATTTGCCGCACTGTTACTCGGGATCGAGGTCTTTGGCTTACCCGCCAATGAAGCGGCGTCAATTGCCACCATTGGCGGTGCGGATGGCCCCATGGTGCTGTTTGCCTCGCTGATCCTCGCGCCAAATCTTTTTGTACCAATTGCCATTATTGCCTACCTCTACCTGAGTTTGACCTACGCTGGCTATCCGTATCTGGTGCGTCTGATGGTGCCGAAAAAGTATCGTGGCATGGAAGTGGATATCGACTATCCGACGGTTTCAAAAAAGGCAAAGTTCATCTTTACCATCTGTGCCTGCTTGTTGTTATGCCTGCTATTACCTGTTGCCGCGCCGCTGATCCTCTCTTTCTTCCTCGGTATTGCGATTAAAGAAGCTGAGATCGAGCCGTTCCAGAAACTGCTGGAATCGACAATGACCTATACCGCGACACTGTTTCTTGGGCTGCTGCTCGGTACGCTATGCGAAGCACAGACCATTCTCGATCCTAAAGTTGGCATCATCCTGATCCTCGGTATTGGCGCCCTTGCTATATCTGCAGTCGGCGCGCTACTTGGCGGCTGGTTTATCTGGTTTATCTCCAAAGGTCGCTATAACCCTGCCATTGGTATTGCTGGCGTCTCTTGCCTGCCAACCACAGCCAAAATCGCGCAGAAAGAAGTAAGCCACGAAAACCCCTATGCCGTCATTCTTCCCCTCGCGATGGGAGCGGGTGTCAGCGGGTTGATCGTCTCGGCTATCGCCACGGGGATCTTTATCTCCACGTTATTCCTGCTGAAATAA
- a CDS encoding L,D-transpeptidase family protein has translation MFRNGLLYILLFAVVIALGVHFFWPVPNEKSVFLPLEKPVSHSPVVQPSKVIHPGDQLFIRILKAEDKLELWASANNKPYELYKTWTICAWSGGLGPKHKQGDGKSPEGFYATNKGLLNPNSRYHLAFNIGYPNAYDRANGYTGDFIMVHGNCVSAGCYAMTDAGIEEIYQRVAQALKSGQKSVPVHIFPFAMNDENMRQAQAWPEYNFWLMLKPGYDYFEKNRRLPIISVENRRYKITPVTLP, from the coding sequence ATGTTTCGTAATGGATTGTTGTATATACTGTTGTTTGCAGTTGTTATCGCATTGGGTGTTCACTTTTTCTGGCCTGTCCCGAACGAAAAAAGCGTTTTTCTGCCGCTCGAAAAACCCGTCTCACATTCTCCGGTTGTGCAACCTTCAAAGGTGATTCACCCCGGCGACCAGCTATTTATCCGCATTCTTAAAGCGGAAGATAAGCTGGAACTGTGGGCAAGCGCCAATAACAAGCCTTACGAACTCTACAAAACCTGGACTATATGCGCGTGGTCTGGTGGCTTAGGGCCAAAGCACAAACAGGGGGATGGTAAAAGCCCGGAAGGTTTTTATGCCACCAACAAAGGGTTACTTAACCCAAACAGCCGCTATCATCTGGCATTTAATATTGGTTACCCGAATGCTTACGATCGGGCAAACGGCTATACCGGTGATTTCATAATGGTTCACGGGAATTGTGTTTCGGCGGGCTGCTATGCCATGACCGATGCTGGTATTGAAGAGATTTATCAACGGGTGGCTCAGGCGCTAAAGAGCGGGCAGAAGAGCGTGCCGGTGCATATCTTCCCGTTTGCGATGAACGACGAAAATATGCGCCAGGCGCAGGCATGGCCGGAATATAATTTCTGGCTTATGTTGAAGCCCGGCTATGATTACTTCGAAAAAAATCGCCGATTGCCAATCATTTCTGTTGAAAACCGGCGTTATAAAATTACCCCAGTAACTCTTCCTTAA
- the mdcC gene encoding malonate decarboxylase acyl carrier protein encodes MALHQISHHFSGNGKRAALPQTVHCGIVGSGDLEVLLEPKALAGGIDISICTPVTGFDHIWEIVLTRFLDNGPLGDMQVSINDNNATPAVVALRLQQALQQALPGENQHE; translated from the coding sequence ATGGCTTTACATCAAATATCACACCACTTTAGCGGTAACGGTAAACGTGCTGCGCTACCACAAACCGTACATTGCGGCATCGTTGGTTCAGGAGATCTGGAAGTTTTACTGGAACCTAAAGCACTGGCAGGCGGTATCGATATCAGTATTTGCACGCCCGTGACCGGATTCGATCACATCTGGGAAATTGTACTTACACGCTTCCTGGACAATGGCCCACTTGGAGATATGCAAGTCAGCATCAATGACAACAACGCCACGCCTGCCGTTGTCGCACTCCGTCTGCAGCAAGCGTTACAACAGGCTCTGCCAGGAGAAAACCAACATGAGTGA
- the mdcA gene encoding malonate decarboxylase subunit alpha has product MLKEHNWHQLKDDTEQRLQLIKPYLREGKIIAASDTVAVMEAILRSGDRVNIEGNNQKQADFLAECLCKVDPQKISGLHMVQSSVPLSTHLDLFEKGIAEKLDFAYAGPQDGRLAKLIQQGKIKLGAIHTYLELFSRYFVDLTPRVSFITAFEADKDGNLYTGFNTEDTPVIAEATHFRQGIVIAQVNKIVDKVPRVDIPGDWVNAVIEAPRPFYVEPLFTRDPALITDTHVLMAMMALKGIYAEYGVERINHGIGFFTAAIELLLPTYGEELGLKGKVCTHMVLNPHPTLIPAIESGWIQSVHCFGGELGMEKYVAERPDVFYIGQDGTLRSNRAFAQAAGHYALDMFIGGTLQLDKYGNSSTATASRVSGFGGAPNMGCDAKGRRHTTRSWLKCGEEFNATQQQLIGDMPRGKRLVVQMQETFREKRQPAFVDKLDAWQLAEKAGLDLPPVMVYADDVTHVLTEEGIAYLHRCDGLEQRMAAIRAVAGYTDIGLAADPAQTQALRESGIVKTPEDLGIDRRRATRQLLAAKSIRDLVEWSGGLYNPPARFRNW; this is encoded by the coding sequence ATGCTAAAAGAGCACAACTGGCATCAACTCAAAGACGATACGGAGCAGCGGTTGCAGCTAATAAAGCCGTATCTTCGTGAGGGTAAAATTATCGCCGCCAGCGATACCGTTGCCGTAATGGAAGCGATCCTGCGTAGCGGTGACCGGGTAAATATTGAAGGGAATAACCAGAAACAGGCGGATTTTTTAGCGGAATGCTTGTGCAAAGTTGATCCCCAAAAAATCTCCGGTCTGCATATGGTGCAGTCCTCTGTACCCCTTTCGACACACCTTGATCTGTTTGAAAAAGGTATCGCAGAAAAGCTCGATTTTGCCTATGCCGGACCACAAGATGGTCGTCTGGCTAAGCTCATTCAACAGGGCAAAATTAAGCTCGGCGCGATTCATACCTATCTGGAACTGTTCAGCCGCTATTTTGTTGATCTCACTCCTCGCGTGTCGTTCATCACTGCGTTTGAGGCAGATAAAGACGGTAATTTGTATACCGGTTTTAACACGGAAGATACGCCAGTCATCGCCGAGGCAACTCACTTCCGTCAGGGGATCGTCATTGCTCAGGTCAACAAGATTGTCGACAAAGTACCGCGCGTCGATATCCCTGGTGACTGGGTTAATGCCGTGATTGAAGCACCACGCCCTTTCTATGTTGAACCGTTATTCACCCGCGATCCCGCGTTGATCACCGATACCCATGTGTTAATGGCAATGATGGCCCTGAAAGGGATTTATGCCGAGTACGGCGTTGAACGTATCAACCACGGGATCGGTTTTTTCACTGCCGCCATCGAGCTGCTGCTGCCAACTTACGGCGAAGAACTGGGTCTGAAGGGCAAAGTCTGTACCCATATGGTACTCAACCCGCATCCAACCTTAATTCCGGCAATTGAAAGCGGCTGGATTCAGTCTGTGCATTGTTTCGGTGGCGAGTTGGGAATGGAGAAATATGTCGCTGAACGCCCGGATGTGTTCTACATCGGACAGGATGGCACTTTGCGTTCTAACCGCGCCTTCGCCCAGGCTGCCGGACACTATGCGCTGGATATGTTTATCGGCGGCACTCTGCAACTGGATAAATATGGCAACAGCAGTACAGCTACAGCCAGCCGGGTCTCCGGTTTTGGTGGCGCACCAAATATGGGCTGTGATGCTAAAGGTCGCCGTCACACAACCCGTTCATGGCTGAAATGTGGCGAGGAGTTTAATGCCACTCAACAGCAACTCATTGGTGATATGCCACGTGGCAAGCGTCTGGTTGTGCAGATGCAAGAAACCTTCCGCGAGAAACGCCAGCCTGCCTTTGTTGACAAACTCGATGCCTGGCAGCTTGCCGAAAAAGCCGGTCTCGATCTGCCGCCAGTGATGGTTTACGCCGATGACGTCACCCATGTGTTGACCGAAGAAGGTATCGCTTATCTCCATCGTTGTGACGGACTGGAACAGCGGATGGCCGCTATTCGTGCCGTCGCAGGTTATACCGATATTGGTCTGGCAGCCGATCCTGCACAAACCCAGGCATTGCGTGAAAGCGGTATCGTTAAAACACCAGAAGATTTGGGTATTGATCGCCGCCGTGCCACTCGCCAGCTGCTGGCAGCCAAAAGTATCCGCGATTTAGTCGAATGGTCTGGCGGACTCTATAACCCGCCTGCTCGTTTCCGTAACTGGTAA